TTAAGTCCCTGTAAAACAGGTCCGATTGCAACTGACTGTTCAGCTGAACGCTGTACAGCTTTGTATGTATTGTTTCCGGTATTAAGATCAGGGAAGATGAACACAGTTGCGCGCCCTGCTACCTGACTATCCGGAAGTTTTGTTCTAGCAACAGTAGGATCGATTGCAGCGTCATACTGAATAGGACCTTCAATCATAAGCTCAGGATCACGCTCTTTAGCAATGCGGGCAGCTTCTTTAACTTTATCAACATCAGCACCTTTACCGGACTGACCAGTTGAGTAAGAAAGTAGAGCTACTCTAGGTTCAACACCAAAGATCCGTGCAGTTTGAGCAGAGCTTAAAGCAATTTCAGCCAGCTGTTCAGCATTAGGATTAGGGTTGACTGCGCAGTCACCAAAGACAAGAACACGATCTTTAAGGCACATCAGGAAAACACTGGAAACAATAGATGCGCTAGGTTTTGTCTTAATAAATTCAAAAGCAGGACGGATTGTCTGTGCAGTTGTTGTGATAGAACCTGAAACCATTCCGTCTGCATCGCCCATATGGACCATCATAGAACCGAAATAGGTAGGATCAAGCATTCTATCTTTAGCATCAGACATGCGAATACCTTTGTGCTCACGAAGTTTAAAATAAGCTTCGCAATAGCTTTCAAACTGAGGAGAAGATTCAGGGTCAAGAATTCTGACATTATTCATATCAAGACCGAGAGCAGAAATCTTAGACCCAACTTCATCAGCCTTACCAAGAAGAACTATGTCTGCTACTCCGCGACGAGTAAGAATATCAGCTGCGCGTAAAACTCTTTCAGCAGTTCCTTCAGGTAAAACTATGCACTGCTTGTTAGCTTTTGCTTTCTGAACAAGTTTATACTCAAACATTTTAGGAGTAACTTTGTCAGATTTTCTTGAAACAAGGCGATGTCTGAGTTCATTTGAATCAACATGAGATTCAAATATTCCCAAAGCGGAAGCTGTTTTACGCTGATCTTCAGGATCGATACGTCCGTAAAGTTCGCTCAGAATCTGAGTTGTGCGATAAGTATTTGTATCTACGGAAAGAATAGGAATTGGAACTCCAGTCCATCCTTCAATCAACCTATGCACGCTAGGGCTGGGCTGCAATCCGCCGGTAAGAAGAATACCGGAGATATCTGGAAATGAAGTAGAAAGTCTGGATGCAAGACTGCTCAAAATGATATCGGAACGGTCACCGGGAGTAATAATCAGGCTTCCACCTTCAATATATTCCAGGAAGTTACCGATACGCATAGCAGCGATAACATAATCATCTACAAGCGTATCAAGTCTGCCGTGTCCATAAAGAACTGAAGCATCAAGCCATTTACGTACATCATTCATACTTGGATTACCGAGACTTTCGTCTTCAGCAATACCGTAAACAAGCAGATCCTGAGCACATCTGGTATTACTCTTAATGCCGGAAATGATTTCAGACATTTCAGTAGAACTAACTGAGGTTCTGTTAATTATGGCAGCAACAGTATCTACACCCTTGTCTTCCAAAGCATCAATAACAAGCTGAGTTGAAGCAATGATATCTTCTGTGGTTTTTCCTCTGCCGTTTGCTACAAGCAAAACAGGGCAACTGAGGTTAGCGGCTATTTCCGCGTTGATATCAAATTCAAAGTTCTGGTCTTTTCCCTGAAAATCGGTTCCTTCACAAAGGACGAAGTCGAATTTTTCTTCAAGCTTACTATATTTATTCAGAATGTTTTCGAGCAGCAGTGAATGTTTACCACTGTTTATAAGCTCTCTAGCCTCTTTAAGAGTGTAAGCGTATGTGTCCTCATAATTGATATCAAGATTAAAATAACTCATCAAAAGATTGATATCATGGTCGCGAGAGCCAGTCTGATTATCATTGATAATAGGCCTGAAAATTGCGACATTTTGTATGTCTCTAAGTAGCAATTGCATTACGCCCAAAGCGATAGCAGATTTACCGCTTTTCTCTTCGGTGGCAGTAATATACAAATTATTAGACACTGGAAAACTCCTGTGTGTCGTGCGGGGGGTTGGGTATCTGTTTTCCGGATCAGACAATACCCGCACTGTTCAACATGATAGCCAAACGGGCCGGAAGTAACTTTACTTTCCTACATACCCGATAAATTCCAACCGCCCTATAAAAGCGGTTTTTTGCTAAGTAGTCCAGACCGTTTTTCAGATCTGGACTACTTAAAACTATTTATTCAATGCATCTGCATAAATTTCAATAACATGCTTAACTTCAATTCCACCACCGGACTGTGACAACATATCACCAAGCTGCATCATACATGCAGGACATGAAGTTGTGACAACATCTGCGCCGACAGCTCTTACATTTTCAGCTTTACGCTGACCAATGCTTTTAGACAGATCATAATGATAAAGAGTAAAACTACCACCGCTACCACAGCAACGATTAGCTTCGTTCATTTCTTTAAACTCATATTTACCGTTCTTTTTCAGCAGTGAACGTGGCTGAGCAGTAACTTTAAGAGATTTAGCAAGATGACAAGGGTCATGATATGTTACAACCTTATCACCGCCACCTTGTTCTGCTGTTAAGCTTACTCCGACTACATCAACTAAAAATGCACTTATATCCATAGCCTTATCAGCAAGATCCTGAACTTTTTCTTTGAAAATAGGATCTTCATCATCAATCATTTTAAGCCATGTTTCTTTTATTGTAGCAGTGCAAGTTGCGCATGGAGTAACAAGGTAATCAAAGGAGCCATTTTCAAAAGCTTGAACATTCTGTTTCATCAGTGTCACAAAAGAATCCTGATCTCCAGAAGCCAAAGTAGGTATTCCGCAGCAGGACTGTCCTTTAGGCAGAAAAACTCCAACGCCATGATAATTAAGAACGTCCATTACAGCATGTCCGACATGCGGAAACATTTTATCAACAACACATCCAGGGAAAAAAGCAACCTTGAGGCCGCTAGCTCCACGTGGAGTATCAACGCTTGGGTAATCTTTTCTAAAAGGACGCTTGGAAAGCGGCATAAAATGACGCTCACCAATAACTGGTTTTAACAGAGCACAGCTTGCGGTTCCAGCTGCTGTA
This genomic interval from Desulfovibrio sp. UCD-KL4C contains the following:
- the pta gene encoding phosphate acetyltransferase gives rise to the protein MSNNLYITATEEKSGKSAIALGVMQLLLRDIQNVAIFRPIINDNQTGSRDHDINLLMSYFNLDINYEDTYAYTLKEARELINSGKHSLLLENILNKYSKLEEKFDFVLCEGTDFQGKDQNFEFDINAEIAANLSCPVLLVANGRGKTTEDIIASTQLVIDALEDKGVDTVAAIINRTSVSSTEMSEIISGIKSNTRCAQDLLVYGIAEDESLGNPSMNDVRKWLDASVLYGHGRLDTLVDDYVIAAMRIGNFLEYIEGGSLIITPGDRSDIILSSLASRLSTSFPDISGILLTGGLQPSPSVHRLIEGWTGVPIPILSVDTNTYRTTQILSELYGRIDPEDQRKTASALGIFESHVDSNELRHRLVSRKSDKVTPKMFEYKLVQKAKANKQCIVLPEGTAERVLRAADILTRRGVADIVLLGKADEVGSKISALGLDMNNVRILDPESSPQFESYCEAYFKLREHKGIRMSDAKDRMLDPTYFGSMMVHMGDADGMVSGSITTTAQTIRPAFEFIKTKPSASIVSSVFLMCLKDRVLVFGDCAVNPNPNAEQLAEIALSSAQTARIFGVEPRVALLSYSTGQSGKGADVDKVKEAARIAKERDPELMIEGPIQYDAAIDPTVARTKLPDSQVAGRATVFIFPDLNTGNNTYKAVQRSAEQSVAIGPVLQGLNKPVNDLSRGCTVPDIVNTVAITAIQAQAEKGLI
- a CDS encoding (Fe-S)-binding protein translates to MSDLQKLAKQLMELDDQMVACMKCGMCQAVCPVFAETMQEADVTRGKIALLEKLAHELINDPDQVNEKLNRCLLCGSCAANCPSGVKIMDIFIKARVIVTTYKGLSSTKKLIFKGLLTRPKLFNFLTDMSAKFQGPFEKVADTAAGTASCALLKPVIGERHFMPLSKRPFRKDYPSVDTPRGASGLKVAFFPGCVVDKMFPHVGHAVMDVLNYHGVGVFLPKGQSCCGIPTLASGDQDSFVTLMKQNVQAFENGSFDYLVTPCATCTATIKETWLKMIDDEDPIFKEKVQDLADKAMDISAFLVDVVGVSLTAEQGGGDKVVTYHDPCHLAKSLKVTAQPRSLLKKNGKYEFKEMNEANRCCGSGGSFTLYHYDLSKSIGQRKAENVRAVGADVVTTSCPACMMQLGDMLSQSGGGIEVKHVIEIYADALNK